A genomic stretch from Candidatus Kaelpia aquatica includes:
- a CDS encoding glycosyltransferase family 2 protein, producing MKLSVVIPAYNESEGLLGLLKDIDKELLDYEKEIIVVDDGSREKISDWLEHGLDYIKLIRHPYNIGNGAAVKSGIRASSGDWILLMDADSQHPPKEITKLLKGLGSYDMVVGSRVGHRGSWHRNIANRIFNSLASYVTATKIVDLTSGFRLIRADLCKRFLYLLPNGFSYPTTLTLALLKTGRSIKFQKVEMLEREQGSSKINILKDGIKFILIIVKIATIYSPFKVFLPISFIFFITGLIYYIYTYINWHSFTNMSLLLFSTSVIIFLLSLIAEQIAQLFVKDRE from the coding sequence ATGAAGCTCTCCGTAGTAATACCAGCCTATAATGAATCAGAGGGCCTTCTTGGCCTTTTAAAAGATATTGATAAAGAATTGCTGGATTATGAGAAAGAGATTATAGTAGTTGATGATGGGTCTAGAGAGAAGATATCAGACTGGCTAGAGCACGGCTTAGATTATATTAAATTGATTCGGCATCCTTATAATATAGGCAATGGTGCTGCGGTAAAGAGTGGCATTAGAGCCTCAAGCGGGGACTGGATATTATTGATGGATGCAGACTCACAGCACCCTCCCAAAGAGATTACTAAACTGCTTAAAGGGTTAGGTTCCTATGATATGGTTGTTGGCTCAAGGGTCGGACATAGAGGTTCTTGGCATAGAAATATTGCCAATCGTATATTCAATAGCTTAGCAAGCTATGTTACAGCTACAAAGATAGTCGATTTAACCTCAGGCTTTAGGCTTATCAGGGCGGATCTATGTAAGCGGTTTCTATATCTTCTACCCAACGGATTCTCTTACCCAACCACTTTAACTCTGGCTTTGCTTAAAACAGGCAGGAGTATAAAATTTCAAAAGGTTGAGATGTTAGAAAGAGAGCAAGGGTCGAGCAAGATAAATATTTTAAAAGATGGAATTAAATTTATACTTATCATTGTAAAGATAGCTACTATATACTCTCCATTTAAGGTGTTCTTGCCGATCTCATTTATATTTTTTATTACAGGATTGATATATTATATCTACACCTATATTAATTGGCATAGTTTTACCAATATGAGCCTGCTGCTTTTCTCTACCTCGGTTATCATATTTCTGCTCTCACTTATAGCTGAGCAGATAGCCCAGCTTTTTGTCAAAGATAGAGAATAG
- a CDS encoding type II secretion system protein, with amino-acid sequence MKRGFTLIELVMVIVVISILAAIAVPKFIDLQANAREAACDGTVATIRSALAAYYAQTAIAGSAVFPTTLALSTFAHNYFASGDTALCPNGDAYTYVAATGVVTEHDHTP; translated from the coding sequence ATGAAACGTGGTTTTACACTGATTGAATTGGTAATGGTAATAGTTGTTATATCTATTTTGGCAGCTATAGCGGTTCCTAAGTTCATCGATTTACAGGCAAATGCAAGAGAGGCTGCTTGTGATGGAACTGTTGCTACCATAAGATCTGCACTTGCTGCTTATTATGCACAGACAGCAATTGCTGGCAGTGCGGTATTTCCTACAACCTTAGCTTTATCTACGTTTGCGCATAACTATTTTGCTTCTGGAGATACAGCATTATGTCCGAATGGGGATGCTTATACTTATGTTGCAGCTACAGGTGTTGTAACAGAACATGACCACACTCCTTGA
- a CDS encoding glycosyltransferase family 2 protein, with protein MLSIIVPVYNEENTIIDVLNKLLSLNVDKEIIVVNDGSTDNTKQRLNETANNSKIKQISLSTNKGKGNAIREGLKVASGDIVAIQDADLEYNPDDMITLFNILKDRDVEVIYGDRFCFDYETPIWHRMGNRCLSIFSSLLYFSWVKDMETCYKLMYRKNWLSLELKSDRFEVEAEITAKVLRSKFKFCQHPISYRFRSYGEGKKISYKDGLRSISVLFKYRFQY; from the coding sequence ATGTTATCAATAATTGTTCCTGTCTATAACGAGGAAAATACAATAATAGATGTTTTAAACAAACTCCTAAGCCTTAATGTTGATAAAGAGATAATAGTGGTTAATGATGGTTCAACAGATAATACTAAGCAGAGATTAAATGAGACGGCTAATAATTCAAAGATAAAACAGATCTCTTTAAGTACAAATAAGGGTAAAGGCAATGCTATAAGAGAAGGTTTAAAAGTCGCCTCTGGCGATATTGTTGCTATTCAGGATGCAGATTTAGAATATAATCCAGATGATATGATCACGCTTTTCAATATTTTAAAAGATAGAGACGTAGAGGTTATTTATGGGGATAGATTCTGTTTTGATTATGAGACTCCTATTTGGCATAGGATGGGGAATAGATGCTTAAGTATCTTTAGCAGCCTGCTTTATTTTAGCTGGGTAAAAGATATGGAAACTTGCTATAAGTTAATGTATCGCAAAAACTGGTTAAGTTTAGAATTAAAATCAGACAGGTTTGAAGTAGAAGCAGAGATTACAGCTAAGGTTTTAAGGAGTAAGTTTAAGTTTTGCCAACATCCTATAAGTTATAGATTTAGAAGTTATGGAGAGGGTAAGAAGATATCCTATAAAGACGGGCTAAGATCTATCTCTGTTCTTTTCAAGTACCGTTTTCAATATTAA
- a CDS encoding PilZ domain-containing protein yields the protein MKEIKICILSGAVLLFILAFKLSAAVNICLSLILATFLLTALIFYKKPELVNFKLVDILSVIVGSFFVYSIVFSILKSSIFLIYPATIVCIPYLYFISKAAKGKTAVGKNIEGDRLALRTGMCFDLEMRRLTDKEFTIKGLTKDLSTTGMKVFSQDSFDKGDECYFRLYLPQESWPLTGEAKIVWAKSVDDGHEYGMVFTSISDRDRGKLALKQGFSLLE from the coding sequence ATGAAAGAGATAAAAATATGTATTCTATCCGGGGCGGTGTTGTTGTTTATATTGGCTTTTAAACTTTCAGCTGCAGTGAATATCTGCCTCTCTTTGATATTGGCTACTTTTTTGCTGACAGCTCTTATTTTTTACAAGAAACCTGAACTAGTCAATTTTAAGCTGGTTGATATTTTAAGTGTTATTGTCGGCTCGTTCTTTGTTTATTCCATAGTTTTTTCAATATTGAAGAGTAGTATTTTTTTAATATACCCGGCGACCATAGTGTGTATACCTTATTTATATTTTATTTCTAAGGCAGCTAAAGGTAAGACTGCTGTCGGAAAAAATATAGAAGGTGATAGGCTGGCCTTAAGGACTGGCATGTGTTTTGATCTTGAGATGCGTAGATTGACAGACAAAGAGTTTACCATTAAAGGATTAACTAAAGATTTAAGCACAACAGGTATGAAAGTTTTCTCCCAAGACTCTTTTGATAAAGGCGATGAGTGTTATTTCAGGCTTTATCTGCCTCAGGAGAGTTGGCCTTTGACCGGTGAAGCTAAAATTGTATGGGCGAAGAGCGTAGATGATGGCCATGAATATGGTATGGTCTTTACAAGTATAAGCGATAGAGATAGAGGTAAGCTTGCTTTAAAACAAGGGTTCTCTCTGTTGGAATAA
- a CDS encoding type II secretion system F family protein, with protein sequence MAIYNYLARNKNGEAVKGKVTVTGESELMQFFKERDLLPISFDKVEAATTSVKRDNRFSIFKNRVNKRDLIAFTLQFSTTIKAGIPIVNALRFLVEETQDKFFQAVLSEVIVKVEQGVPLSKAMASFSDVFPKIYTEMIASGEVAGTLDEILSNLAKTMERDYNISVEVKNALRYPVLVFTGIISAIFCISLFVIPRFARVYGQFDVELPLPTRILLGTSGFLINNIVFLVVFTLASVIGFNYWRKTSRGSFLWGKIKLRIPIFGEIFLKVSLLRFCFIFNALNSVGIPILKALEIVSKTLGNDFLQNQIEGFGKGVSEGQALSVLMKESKAFPKLVGNMIGVGEQTGAMDIVLESLSSYYHMELKSKIDALTVTIEPVLTAFLAVGVLILAMGVFLPMWNMTQLFKT encoded by the coding sequence ATGGCTATTTATAATTATCTTGCAAGAAATAAGAACGGAGAAGCGGTTAAGGGTAAAGTAACCGTTACAGGCGAGAGCGAATTGATGCAGTTTTTTAAAGAGAGAGACTTGCTTCCAATAAGTTTTGATAAAGTCGAAGCTGCTACTACTTCGGTTAAAAGAGATAACAGGTTCTCTATTTTTAAGAACCGTGTAAACAAGAGGGACTTAATAGCCTTCACTCTGCAGTTTTCTACTACTATTAAAGCCGGGATTCCTATTGTGAATGCGTTAAGGTTTTTAGTTGAAGAGACTCAAGATAAATTTTTTCAAGCGGTTCTTTCTGAAGTCATTGTTAAAGTTGAACAGGGAGTACCATTGTCTAAAGCCATGGCAAGCTTCTCCGATGTCTTTCCTAAGATTTACACCGAGATGATTGCCTCAGGCGAGGTTGCAGGTACGCTGGATGAAATATTAAGTAATCTTGCTAAGACGATGGAGAGGGATTACAATATATCTGTAGAGGTAAAGAATGCTTTGCGTTATCCGGTCCTTGTTTTTACGGGAATAATATCTGCTATATTCTGCATATCTTTATTTGTAATACCCAGATTTGCAAGAGTTTATGGCCAGTTTGATGTGGAGCTGCCCTTACCTACGAGAATACTTTTAGGAACTAGCGGATTCTTGATAAATAATATTGTCTTTTTAGTAGTGTTTACATTGGCAAGTGTTATAGGATTTAATTATTGGAGAAAGACAAGTCGCGGCAGTTTTCTCTGGGGTAAGATAAAACTAAGAATTCCTATATTCGGGGAGATATTTCTTAAAGTAAGCCTGCTTAGATTCTGCTTTATTTTTAACGCCTTAAATAGTGTAGGCATACCGATTTTAAAAGCCCTCGAAATTGTTTCTAAGACTTTAGGTAATGATTTTTTGCAAAATCAGATTGAAGGTTTTGGGAAGGGGGTATCAGAAGGCCAGGCTCTCTCTGTTTTGATGAAAGAGAGCAAAGCTTTTCCTAAATTGGTCGGCAATATGATTGGAGTAGGAGAGCAGACAGGAGCTATGGATATAGTGTTAGAATCTTTGAGCTCTTATTATCATATGGAATTAAAAAGCAAGATAGATGCTCTAACTGTCACAATAGAACCAGTACTTACTGCTTTTCTTGCTGTCGGTGTGTTAATCTTAGCTATGGGAGTGTTCTTGCCTATGTGGAATATGACCCAATTATTTAAAACATAA
- a CDS encoding GspE/PulE family protein, with protein sequence MQEIIPILLEKGLIDQRQIEKAKSLSVQKNKDILEILIEMNSENEKVVFKELSLFYKIPYLELDYIDFGKDTTYMLPEDFARKNNVLPLFKINDWFFVGTLFPIAQAAMTEIRNFTGFNVRPVLLSGSEMNSGIDKVYRSVSSAEKIVQKIGEIGDDMGDSVIQIINLVIAQAVRDRTSDIHIEPEADKLRIRFRIDGVLQEVPSPPKSFEMAMISRIKVMANMDIAESRLPQDGHFKVDVDAKEIDVRVSTLPTINGENVVLRILDTANVLLGLEKLGFDGDSLRLFRKAIAQPYGMILTTGPTGSGKTTTLYSALMELNTIDKHIVTVEDPVEYRLPLIRQVQVNSRAGLNFTSGLRSILRHDPDIIMIGEIRDMDAATIAIQAALTGHLVFSTLHTNDAPSAVTRLQNMGVEPYLISASLIAVMAQRLARQICPQCKVSYKASESIIERFNLRSYNKKISLYKGEGCDYCKGTGYQGRVGLFEVLLLDDELKEMIISGASVVALRSKAQSKGMKSLFEDGITKALRGAITLDEVSRVCEEVVEIKPKKDINLDEDVKVKAGAKRESKIAIEDVENYNKDMKEWIAKKEKKTKRE encoded by the coding sequence ATGCAAGAGATTATTCCTATATTACTTGAGAAGGGGTTGATAGATCAAAGGCAGATAGAGAAGGCTAAATCTTTATCTGTTCAAAAGAATAAAGATATCTTAGAAATTCTCATTGAGATGAACTCGGAGAACGAAAAGGTAGTCTTTAAAGAGCTATCTCTTTTTTATAAGATCCCCTATCTAGAGCTAGATTATATTGATTTTGGCAAAGATACAACATATATGCTGCCAGAGGATTTTGCCCGTAAAAACAATGTATTACCTCTATTTAAAATTAACGATTGGTTTTTTGTAGGCACACTATTTCCTATAGCCCAAGCGGCTATGACCGAAATCCGTAATTTTACAGGATTCAATGTAAGACCTGTTTTATTATCTGGGTCTGAGATGAATAGCGGTATTGATAAAGTCTATAGATCAGTATCTAGCGCAGAGAAGATAGTTCAGAAGATTGGAGAGATAGGCGATGATATGGGAGATTCTGTTATTCAGATCATCAATCTTGTCATAGCTCAGGCTGTTAGAGACAGAACTTCTGATATCCATATTGAACCTGAGGCGGATAAGCTCAGAATAAGATTTAGGATTGATGGCGTATTACAAGAAGTTCCATCTCCGCCCAAATCGTTTGAGATGGCTATGATATCTCGCATAAAAGTCATGGCTAATATGGACATAGCAGAGTCTAGATTGCCTCAAGACGGCCACTTTAAAGTCGATGTAGATGCTAAGGAGATTGACGTCAGGGTTTCAACCTTGCCGACGATCAACGGAGAAAATGTAGTTTTGAGGATTCTCGATACAGCCAATGTACTCTTAGGCCTGGAGAAGCTTGGCTTTGACGGTGATTCCCTGAGACTGTTTAGAAAGGCAATAGCACAACCTTACGGCATGATTCTTACTACAGGTCCCACTGGAAGTGGGAAAACAACAACACTCTATTCAGCCCTTATGGAGCTTAATACTATAGATAAGCATATTGTAACAGTTGAGGATCCTGTAGAGTATAGGCTTCCTCTAATAAGACAGGTGCAGGTCAATTCTAGGGCAGGGTTGAATTTTACAAGCGGTCTGCGTTCTATTTTGCGGCATGACCCTGATATTATAATGATTGGAGAGATTAGGGATATGGATGCGGCAACCATAGCTATACAAGCAGCTTTAACCGGACATCTTGTGTTCTCTACGCTGCATACAAATGATGCTCCTTCTGCTGTTACAAGATTGCAAAATATGGGAGTAGAGCCTTATCTTATCTCTGCTAGCCTTATTGCGGTTATGGCTCAGAGATTAGCAAGACAGATCTGCCCCCAATGTAAGGTTAGCTATAAAGCCTCTGAGTCGATTATTGAGCGCTTTAATTTGCGCAGCTATAACAAGAAGATCTCCCTCTATAAGGGAGAGGGCTGCGATTACTGTAAAGGCACAGGCTATCAAGGGAGAGTCGGTCTTTTTGAGGTCTTGCTTTTAGATGACGAATTAAAAGAGATGATCATTTCTGGCGCATCGGTTGTAGCGTTACGCAGCAAGGCCCAATCTAAAGGAATGAAATCATTGTTTGAAGATGGTATAACAAAAGCATTGCGAGGCGCTATTACTTTAGATGAAGTCTCTAGAGTATGCGAAGAGGTGGTCGAAATTAAACCTAAGAAGGATATCAATTTAGACGAAGATGTTAAAGTAAAGGCAGGAGCTAAGAGAGAGAGCAAAATAGCAATCGAGGATGTAGAGAATTATAATAAAGATATGAAAGAGTGGATTGCTAAAAAAGAAAAAAAGACCAAAAGAGAATAA
- a CDS encoding secretin N-terminal domain-containing protein, which produces MKRIIIAIMLTIVMLNLSSFAEDPGFKAPADDLNFKASEGVIQALEIKDAEVRDILRMLAEQFALNIVVSDKVIGRISVKFSNITVPEAIDAIVTASGYAYTKKGSVIKVTTMSEIEREAPFTKVFVLNNATAEDMKASLAKVLTAAGSIEVDKRSNALIVTDVSNIIETVAKLVKELDKETPQVLIEAKIVETSVDDDTQLGIKWNMKATASGASRPATFPFSNDHGGKLYPKNSTGETTTAGIADEGTFPNSSGFPYAGADDFTFGTLNFSEFQAVFQAIQQDVDSKILSHPRIVTLNNEEAKILVGTKVPIPVYTFNSETGTYEISGYEEEDVGISLVVTPHISPNNRIKLTLHPIVSDFSGVYVGPNNERPYIDTREATTQVQLADGETVVIGGLIKQREVDTVDKVPFLGDIPLLGLIFRHKRKELETTDLLIFVTASIVRSKIERQEQLVEIKKLFKPEKELE; this is translated from the coding sequence ATGAAAAGGATAATAATTGCAATAATGCTTACAATAGTTATGTTAAATCTCTCTTCCTTTGCAGAGGATCCAGGCTTTAAAGCGCCTGCAGATGATCTAAATTTTAAAGCATCGGAAGGGGTTATTCAGGCTCTAGAGATTAAAGATGCGGAGGTAAGAGATATACTTAGAATGTTGGCAGAACAGTTTGCTCTTAATATAGTTGTTTCGGATAAAGTTATAGGTAGAATCAGCGTTAAGTTTTCCAACATCACTGTCCCAGAAGCAATAGATGCAATAGTTACAGCAAGCGGATATGCTTACACAAAGAAAGGTTCAGTTATAAAAGTTACCACTATGAGTGAAATTGAAAGAGAGGCACCTTTTACGAAGGTCTTTGTTTTGAATAATGCTACTGCCGAAGATATGAAGGCTAGCCTTGCAAAAGTTCTTACAGCCGCAGGTTCGATAGAAGTTGATAAAAGATCTAATGCGCTTATTGTAACCGATGTTTCTAATATAATTGAAACAGTTGCAAAGCTGGTAAAAGAGTTAGACAAAGAGACTCCACAGGTTTTAATAGAGGCTAAGATTGTTGAGACCAGCGTGGATGACGATACTCAGTTGGGCATAAAGTGGAATATGAAGGCTACAGCTTCTGGAGCTAGCAGGCCTGCTACTTTTCCCTTCAGCAATGATCATGGAGGTAAGCTCTATCCTAAAAATAGTACCGGCGAAACTACAACTGCTGGCATAGCGGACGAGGGTACTTTTCCAAATTCTAGCGGATTTCCTTATGCAGGGGCAGATGATTTTACATTTGGGACTTTGAACTTTAGCGAGTTCCAGGCAGTATTTCAAGCTATACAGCAGGATGTAGATAGCAAGATATTGTCTCATCCTAGGATTGTTACGCTAAATAATGAAGAAGCAAAGATATTAGTCGGAACAAAGGTTCCAATCCCTGTCTATACTTTTAACAGTGAGACCGGTACCTATGAGATCTCTGGTTATGAAGAAGAGGATGTTGGGATATCTTTAGTGGTGACCCCCCATATATCTCCAAATAACAGGATAAAACTGACCCTCCATCCTATAGTAAGTGATTTCTCAGGGGTCTATGTGGGGCCGAATAATGAACGCCCTTATATTGATACGAGAGAAGCTACTACTCAGGTTCAGCTTGCAGATGGAGAGACAGTAGTTATCGGAGGTTTAATAAAACAGAGAGAAGTAGATACGGTGGATAAGGTGCCGTTTTTAGGAGATATACCGCTCCTGGGCCTTATCTTTAGGCATAAACGTAAGGAGTTAGAGACAACAGATCTTTTAATATTTGTTACAGCCAGTATTGTGCGTAGCAAAATAGAACGCCAAGAACAACTGGTTGAAATCAAAAAACTTTTCAAGCCAGAGAAAGAGCTGGAATAA